TCTATTGATTGCGACTTATACAAGCACTGCCATCTATGAGGGCATGACTGCAAAATGATTTTAAGTTGGAATAGTGTCTTGCTCTCCTACTAGGCACTTGCTACACAAGCACTCCTGAGCCTAGAGTCCTCCTAAACAAATCTAAGGgcatagaaaacaaaaagtggaaaataaaaccaatagCTGGATAATTGATATGTATTTCATTGGATTGATatcctgcaaaaaaaattttctttcagatgaaaaaaaaaaaaaagttttattctttatATTGTCTTTGCACGGAAACAACAGTCCTTTGTGATCCTGAGTGATATCAGATCTCTTAGGGAGATCTGAGACTTCCTTTTCACTGCCTAATCACCTGCTATTAATAGCTGGCACTGGAACAACAGCAATCTGAACTCCAGGGCCTTTTTCTCAAAAACTTCAGGGCTTTCCCAAGTTCCTTGGCTACTGTAATCAGGTTAATACCACCAAAATGACATTTCAGCAAAGGACTTGGTCACCAGCTGTAAGAATATTTCAATGACTTCAGTGTGCAAACCATCAAAGTACAAGTCACTAAATCTTAAAGGCTTTTAGGGATTTAGCTGTATTTGTCCTCCATGGCAGGTGCAATGATATCTGCTCATCTGAAAACATCAGCTTGCTTAAGTACTGGAATCTTAACAGAGATGACTgaattacagaataatttttaaaagagatcattgggaaaaaaaatacataatgaaGTCTGCATCTTGACCTTGGGACTATTTGTgttcaaagaaaatttattttccttctggtaACGGAATCACACTTCCAATTCAGCCAGATTTTTGGAGAAAGTCAGTCAGTGATGGATTTCAAAGAAGACAAAAGTAAGTGTGAGCTTAAAGTGGAATTATGCCCATAGGTCATTTgcagtgcagggaaaaaaaaaatatatataaaaaaggaTTGAACATACTAAAACCTGTTTTGTTTAGCTGCACATCAAAGGTGTAGGCCTTCAATCCAGCAGGAAAACACATAAATTCTCAGTTTCAGTTAAACGTCTCTCAAAGTAAAATGATTTTCAACAGCGATAAAAGCATTGGGGCAGAACCAATAAAACTGTTTTGCTGATTTCATATAACAAAGTGGTTTAGTACTGTAATTGAAAACCTTTCTAACTGAACCTTTTCTAACTAAATAGATTGAGCAGTAAGACCCCCAAGACCAAGTTCTTATGGCTGAGAAGGGCAGACAACTCCATGTGATTTAAGCTTGTACACGTTCAGTTATGAACATCTCGCCAACACCTCATTTTTTATGCAGTGGAACAAGAAGAAAGCAGGAGGTTGAGCATGCCTACCACAATTTTGGTGGCCCACACAATGAGGCCCTTTGTGGTATCAGATCTGCACGTTTTCCACCATATGTCTTATGGATAGATGGAAGACATCATGTAGAGGGAAAGGGAACTGCATCCCTGCATAGCTCTATGCCCATATTTATCCAACATGTCAGAAGCAACCACAGAGAGCAACCTGGCAGAAATCCTGAAGGCTTTGCTGCAAGCTCTCCACTCGTGAATCATCCTCATCTTGGCACATGGACTGTTCAGTTGTGCAGAAGCTTCAGTAAAAATGGTCTAAAATGGATTACAGTATGATTGTTCTTGGAGTGAGACCTTGTGGGGAGAGAGATACTGTGTGGTTTTCCTGCAAGGTGTGTGAGGAAAGCTGTGCAGCTTGTGTACACCTCACTGGCGGTGTTTGTGCAGAGCAGTGAAGAAGTGTCCTCACCTCAGCCATTTCTGAAAGTCTCTGTGTGAAATTTTATTCTGGTTCAAGGATTGTGATGGAACCGCAGCTGAAGTCACATTTCTTTATTTAGGTTTTTCCATATGGCCTATGTTCAGCCAGTTCTAACACTGGCATTGTCCATGTGGTAAAAAGAGACCAGCAATGAGACAGGTCcagaaaatttaattcaaaaaCAAAGAGAATTTGGGAGCAAGAAAACACAGTTATAATACTAAAGATTAGTTAGACTGgatttacttttgttttgtttgacaAGTAGAATGTGCCCATCtggaaataatttggaaaaaggaactgagaaagaaaggtttccaaaacagagcagagcaggacttggaATCCAAAAACTGTAAGTAGCTGACAAAAAACCAGATTAAGCACTTGTAGTATTAAATGCCTTTTGCACTTGCTAGAATTAGCTGCAAAGCTTACAGGGATGGACAAATATTGTTCCAGCAGTTAAATATGCATTGGGACACGCATTCAATAAATCTGTGATTAtcacaataggaaaaaaacctcatgctAAAACAATCAttaaaacaaggagaaaaatctgGGAGAGAACAATTATATGCCACCTTGCACAGCTGCAAAACATTTCCCAATACTAGGAATaccaggaggggagggagcacCAATCACATGTCCAAACACTTTGAAAACACTTGGCAACTTGGCAATGCTAACAGAAATGATTTCTTACCTTAGGAGCAGTATGTATCCAGGTGTGCCACCTACTGACAAAGTGTATGAAGTGATAACTGATATTAcgagaaaatacagaaacattttggGACACTCATTTCCTTTTTGACATGGTCCCACCACAGCTGAGGAGCTTTGTGAAGATTCAAAAGTTCCCACGCAGCTGCAGTTAAAGAATACCTGGAAGAGAGCAGGCAAAAGTGTATAATAACCTAAagggtggggaaggggatgTTCAGGAATTGCTCATCATGCTTTTCTGGATGGCTGAAAGTTTAAGTCCAAAATGGGAAACgttttacaaaaggaaaagcttaTTCAATGAAGGAGGAAATTACAAAGTATCTACATTTGATGAATCTAGttattagtttttttccaacagtCTTGGTAGTCagcagctcaaaaaaaaaaaaaaaaaaaaaaaaaggcacctcCAACATTCTCTGCTCGTGATTTCTGCTGGCAACAGCAAGTGAGAAGAAAATTCTAAAGGTTGGTGGCATGTGGGAAATCAAGGAatcaaggcacagaaaattctcaaaatcTTGTGCATGCAGGCCCAAACACAGTAATGAATACAGGGTTCAGCCTGAGACCTTGGAGAAGGTTTCCAAATTTAGAGACCATAAGCAAAAATGTGGGTTTGTAGTTTAAGCAAAGACATATTAAGCTAGGTAGTGGAAAGTTCTAAAGCTTTAAAGTATAGGTGTAGAAGTAgctaaagaaatattaaacagtTTTAAGATGTAGCAAGTAAGTTCTTGTGTCACTCTATGACTGGATAAGAAAGCCTTCATTGTGGTAGGATGTGTGATACAGTTTAATTAGCTATTGGggtgaaagtaaaaataatacgTGTGGCGGTAGATTATTGGCCAATAAACCTTTAAAACCCCCTGTAACCTGTGGGCTTGTGACCACGGACACCTGACCTCTAACTTATGCGGTGAAGACATTCTCACCCTTCATGAGACTGATGCAACAAATAATGCTTTAAATATCTCTCAGTGGTCCCATTTGTGGCAGATTGCTAAAAAAACCTGAGGAGTTCAGGGCTGAAGAGGACATGCCACACTCAGTTCAACTCTACTTACTCTGACAGACCTGGttgtatcagaaaaaaaaaaaaaaatgaaatgatcACATCGCATATGGAAAGGAAAGATGGCCTTACGGTGCTTTTCCCACTGCCGTTGGATGCCTGGCAGCCGGCGAGGCAGGCAGAAACATAGGTAACCCCATTCTCCCCACAGATGGGGTCCCAGTCGTTCTGGGAACACGAGCAGCCTGAGTTGCACTCTGAAAACAGGGCTTCCTCGTAATCAGTCATCCGTTTAGCTCTGTGGAAAAAGGGAAGTTGCAAAGGTATTGATGTGGAGGAAATCACGACGACGTCCTGGGTTATGCTCTCGGCCAGGCGCACCTGGCCAGATCTTCCCTCTGTAGCCCATTAAATCTTGTCTCTTCACATCCACACAGCAGTGTAAATCCTTATTTCCCTGTTATCCAGAGGTTTTCGCACTATCACACCACCTACTGTGAGACACCATTTACTTTATTAAGGGGGAAAACTAACAATTTATATTCATGCATTTTCTCAGATTTTCTAGGGCTTTTAGTTATGCAGTTTAAACACAACTAGGCAAATAGCAAAGAAGGGATTGAGTTACTCATGGGAAATAGTCTCTGTGGAAGTTAGCAAGGAAATTATCAGAATGGGATTCATCCAAACTGGGTGTCTGATACCTTGCATGACAGCTCTCTGCCGAATTCAGCCATCAGACACCAGTGGAGCAGCtaccagagctgctgtgagtCAGTGCTGGAAACTCCTCCCAAAAAGTTAGTTAAAATGGGCAAAAATGTTAGCCTCAGGTGTACCTCATGGTTAACATCATGGTTAATCCATGAATCCTTAATTTTTGGGTTCAAAGGCTACTAAATGCCATTCATTGTTCAGTGGCACACAAGGGCAATAAACAATTAATTGAATCTCTTCCCCCCTGCTGAGCTACTTGCATTTCCAGGAATCACTGGGCTCAAAGGATGGGTCCCATGgcaataataattaaaaagtaatcaGAAAATTAATCTGCACTTGTGACATAAGCACCACTGGTTTATGCCATAATCATGAGAGGGTCATGACACAACGCCCGCCGGAATGGAGCGGTTTCCTCTGATTTGAATCAAATTTCTGGGAAGCATATTCAGGTCAGTCACTCTCCTTTCAACAATATATactttgtgaaataaaatgaggaaggagtttggtttgcagcagccctTTCTGCTGGAGCATGGCCCTCCCAGCATACCCGTGGTACGACACAGTCAGTCCGGCCACGTCCGAGTTCTCACAGCCCATGGCAAACAACGAGAGGAGCAAAAGGTAACCAAAGAAAGATGATCCCAAGGAAAGTTTTGCAGCCCCTAAAACACCAATTCCAAATTTCTTCATGATCAGTCCTCCAGAGAATATCCCAAAGGCCACAGCAGGAATGTTAATAAGACCTGAAATCGAACAGAGAAATCTGTATTAATGAAAATACCAGCTCAAGGGACTAACCTTGTCAGccacaaaaacagctgcagcaATCAGATGAAGGAACACAACATAAAAGATCTTCTGCCAGGGCATTTTATTTTGTCCAGACTTAGACTGATCCTTGGAGTGTTACAAAGGTGCTGGGACAGCTTTGAAAAACTTACTCCCAATGACGTGCTCCTTTGCTGGTTCTTTGACAGAGATTATGGATAAAGTTTAGATAATAGTCTTCCAATTTCTTAAGCTAGGTGTTTTTTATCCAAAATTAGTTTGTCAGTAGAGAAATCTGCTGATTCCCAGCGGacaaattttgttttatctaATGTTATGAAAGCCAGAGCAAGACCtgcctttttactttttttttttttttttttagtgctacAGTTTGCTCTGACAATTTTGATATATGTCAGAGATTGTGAtagaaattgttttttaaaaaagaagaaagagtaaaagaggttgtgaaagagaaataaacactGTGAGTTTGAGTCAGCCCTCAGGTTTCTTAGGAAGGGTGGAtttggagagaaaggaaaaggaaaaagaaaaatcacctcATTGCAGGGATGGCCACTCAGCAGGATCCTTCCCTAACCAAGCCATCACACACTCTCTGTTGGATATAGCCCCTATGTTCAGAGAAGTCAAATGGTTCTTAATCCTCACTCAGTTTGCACATACCTGAAAGCTTAGCTCCAGAAAATCTTTAAATACAATGAGAAGTACTATACTGAATGTAGGGATTGTTTTCTGGACTTTCTTTGGCCATCAACTACACTTGAAGATTTCTCCTTGCTTTGAGGAGTTTCGTGCCAGGAAATTCCAGCTTCTATCTTTAACGGAATTAACATAGCACAATGGATCATTACAGCTTTTCTGCATATATATACCTCTGTTGCTGTGCAACTAATGCTGCTCTGGAACAAGGCAGTTCCCTCTGTCTTGGGTGGATGTAAACCTCTTTGCTGCTTAATGCTATTGAAGCCCTGGACCTCTGGAGCTGAACCCCCCATGCAGGTTCAGCAACTGGGCAGTCAAGTCCACCCTCCTGAAGTCAGCTACAAAAATGTTGATTTCTGTACCCAAAGGCTGAAGCAGCTTCTCTGTCTTATGCTGTATGGGACAGCTTGGGATATGCCTTGACTTCCTTTTATTTAGCACCAATCTCCTCAATCTCCTCACCTTTAGCAGTCACTGATCTTCGTTTTGTTGAAATAAATGGGAAGCCATCAAGGCAGCAGATCTGTCTGatgataaatttatttaaactattttaaagttatttcttttttattttcatgtgtttacatatattatttttcaaatgtcCAGTTAAATGGGAATTAAGATATCGTATCATGTAAACTTTTACAGTAACTCCTGCATAGATAAACTCAGAGTTAATTAGtgctgaaggagaaatgaaataaCTTACCTTCTATGACCTATTACTTAAAGTCAGAcaaggaaggaggagaaatgaACATAtcctaaaaaaaatacaatttttcctATATGCATATGCCACTCCTAAAATGTCCATTTTAAAGATATCAAGAAGCAGATATAGCCTTACCTATAACAAAGTTAGTTTTAGAAGATGTCTGCCCATACTGTTGCTCAATATATTTTGGCTTATATGTCACCATGCCAATTAAAGAATTGAACTGAATGATACTTGCACACAAATACAGAATGTAAACTGGATTCCCAAAGAGGCTCTTCAGTGATGGCAAGAAGTCTGCAAGACAAAACAGGAGAAATAATAAGCAGGCCAGAGAGAGAATAACTGCTGTGAGTAATGCTTTGTAActccaaaaaccccaaaaccgtaaaatatttcagaaggaatCTGTCAAGTTCCATGATGCTCCTAACAGATCCCCCCACTTCTGGATGGGGGAACAGTGGAGCAAAACACTAAGCATCAATTTCCCAGAAGAGATATCTTGTTTGAAATACCTTCTTTCCATCATAAACCAGGAATGATTTGGTTTCTATGTGTCCTCAACAGCTGCAGCACCATTTAACTTAATGTGGGGCAAAgagtgctcagcacagctgagagTAAGCATAGGTACAGATTGAGATTCAAGTTCTGGGGGAAAATGCTTTTGGCAAAATGCATGGCCAAAGAAAAGCAATTGTGCAAACCAGCTCCTGACAAAATCCAGCCTCCTCTAATACTGTAGCTGGTCTGTGCCCATCTATATTCTGATCAGATATTGTACATGTTTTCCTAATGCATGAactcatgagaaaaaaataattagcaaaaaaacaagggttggttttcttttgagCACCACTTCTGCAACAGCCActatatgcaaataaaaaatttttGCAAAGCTTCATTATATATGCTGGGCCACTATTGTAATTTTACAAATCTCAGCCAAAGACATTCTTATGCAATAGCAAGTGCAGGGAACATTGAAGTGACCTTTTTTTGTGTACAGTTGAGTTGGAGAGTGaaacctgggggaaaaaacattaaaataggGACTCAGAAAGTATAAAATTTTTAAGTCTAAAAGCCTTTGAGAGAAAAACTCAACAGTCAGGAAGAAAACTCAAGTCCTTTGCCTTTTGCCATCTCTGCAAGCTTCGCTTGTTGCCAATGGGATGCGCGCTGGTCCTTGTTCTCCTCGATGATGAACTTGGAGTGCTCggaagaggtgctggagtcCTTCCTGCTCTCAGGTTTTGGGAGGTGCTTGGGCAGGAACCAGAAGGGGATGCCAGCCAGGACGCTGATCACCCCAGCTATCAGGTACCCCAGCCACCATGCTCCCACCCACTGCACGTCCTTGGGACTTATCGCGATGCTGTCTGGAGAAAACgcaaaagaggaaacaaataaatacatcttGAGAATGTTTGCTGCTGATAAGGAAGGTGGTTTTGCAGGGACTTTCCATCCCCAGCCCACCAGGTTTAGCTGTGCTCTGTGTCACAATGGGCCTTTtacaggagcagctgtggggacaCGCTGAGGACTCACTGATTGCTGAGGCAAtagccctggcactgctgggccaCTTGCACATCCCCAGAGATGCTGCAAGGACCAGCACGTGGGGCAGTCCAGGTGGCCACTCACTTGCTCGGAACAGTTAGGTTGTTCTGCACAAAAGccccaggaaaaaaagctgttttcctgctgttttgttttttttttcccccctatttcCTCAGAAGGAGGGCAATCAGCAGACTTGGTACTGTCTGCCAAACCACTCTTCTGGGCAACAACAGGATATTAAAAAAGCACAGGCAAGATCCTGAGCCTCAGTCCTGTTTCCTCCTGGCTCCCATTATCTCTCCAGAGCCTCCTTACTAATGCAGGTCTTGGAGGCACCTGCTGCAGATCTGCTGGGGCTGAGGAAGAGTCAgaccttcttcttcctctccaccCATCCTTCTTGCCAGCCTATTCTGCATGGACCACTACCCTGCTGTCACCCTTTTCATTTCAGGATGTGTCTACTCTACCCCTGCTAGCCCCTCATGCCTAGAAGATAACAGAGAACTCTTGGCCTAAAATAGGCATTTTGGAGCCTGACTGGATTTTTAAAGCCCAAGTGCTCTGACTTACCCAGATCTACAAAGCCAATGTCAACGTAAAGTTTGGCACACAGGGAGCCCAGGAGAAAGCCAAATATTGGCCCTATAATCGCGACTGTCTGTACACAGCCTGGAATAGAAAACAGGGGTATGTTACACTCCTGAGCTAAAAAGGGAACTGGTTCTTCTCCACCTGACAGCAGATTACAGCAGCAAGAGATACAGTTACACAAACTGAACTattttcaaggagaaaaaagtcATCAATAAAGTTTTCCCCACTACGATGACACTTTTTTGTGGTTAGCCAATTAAAGAGTTAAATTCAGCCTGAAGGAAAAGATGTCAGGAAATTGAAGGGCCTAAACTCAATAGCAGCACCAATCTATTATTGCTAGAAATGCTTTAGCTGACAAGATTAAAGTAACTGGAAAGCAAATGTCATTTTTTAGAGGTAACTGATCACTCAAAGTTGAGGCAGGCCCTGAATAGGCTGAGAAATCACTTTCCTTTGTTTCCACTCTTAATATGTTTCAATACACCCTCAGCCAAACTTTCTGAATACTTGGAATTTGAAAAAATTCACCTGGAAATCTGGGAAGACTGAATCTTTTACAGAGAGAATCTGagtttttgccttttgcctAGTTGGAAACTTGTCAAGAGCAAATGCTGATGAGACAGGAGTTTTTGGTAATATTTCTGGTGAATGTGCAGTGATCAGACAATGAACACAAGGAAACACTGATCCCAATTTTCTAAACTTTCAGTACTATTGTTTATAATCTTACATGAATCTGGAGGCAATGTTTTGAGTGCCCATTGAAACTCTGTTTTAAGTTCTTAAAAGAGTGACTAGTTTTATCACTTTCCAGAGAACTGAATGTGCACAGGGGCTCAGCAGTCCACATCCAGAAGACTTAGGAAGATTAGGGTAACAGCAGGAACCCAAGGTCAAATTCTTTCACCAAATTAAGATAATAGAACTGTGCTGGTATAATTAAATGGGAACTTTGTCCCTTGAGTATACATGGCGGTTAAATAAACTTTAATATTGGAAATTatgcaaacaaaacaatcagAGCAAGTTAATTCAATAACATTCATTCCATTATTCAGAATGACTCAGtttcctctggggaaaaaatccattaggaaaaagaaataatgtttattttaccAATATATAAGGCAGCATTCTCTTCAACAGCATAATCATCGATGTATGCGATGCCCAGGGGCTGGATAGGGGTTTCACCTATTCCACGCAAAAGATTTCCGAGTAAAACATAGATCCACATGGAAGAGCCTGCTTCCTTCTCACACCCTGCGTGCATTACAAGAGACAACAACAATGTGTTTACAGTAACAGCTTGACACTGAAAGCTCAGGGCTTCTAAAATACTGCTGTTGTGGGAGAAACAGTAGGAAAACTGTGAAATTTAAGGTAGACAAATTTTTAGCAAGAGCTGCCTCAAATATACTAcaattttgctggttttatgAATTTGTCACCACAACCCACTTTAGGGAACTCTTTCACTTCCTTCTAACCAAAACTAGGATCTCCTGACAGAAGGATTTGGGAAACATTAAGTATAGCGAGCACTACCAGCACCAAGATTTAACAGAGATCATTCTCACCTGCGTTTATTTTTGCTTGGGATTTCTCCAAGGCTGAGAGTGGAGCTTGGCTTTTATCCTGCAGACATGGAGAGAGGCTAACAGTGGAATTGATGGCGGAAGGGAATCTTTCGTACCTGTATCTGTTTAGAAAACAaagttgtatttatttataagtGCTGATAAGAAAAAGCAATCAGATCCGTAACTACCAGATAGGCCTATAGCACCCAAATGCAAATTTCATCTGCATCCATATGGATCCCTCTGGATCCGCTGCAAGTGGTAGTTTACAGGGCATAAACAGAGCTCCACTTATACTGCAGCTGTACATGGAAATTGTCCCATTGGCTCTTTTTGCATCAGTGattcatttcagtttaacagGCACTTTGCTCTACTATGATACATGAATTTGGACGGAGATGATCAGACACTGGTTTGTGATTGGTACTCAGATTGTTTTCCTGAGTTTAGTCACTACTTCTTTACTGACCTTTCAACAATTCCTAGACCACATCAAAATGTGGCCAATCAAGATAGGAGACTGATAAAAAATTACGTTGATTAcaactgaaaatggaatatatGTTAAATTATTTGCTCTACAGTAATAAACCTcttcacaacaaaaaaaataaattaagtcaCCACATCCCCATATGCCTATTTCTATCTCCATAATCAATGCCTAAATGTTTTAGTGAGCTGCCATTCAGTGTGCAGAGCCCAGATGGAAAACAGGGATCACTTTGCTCTTACCGTCCCATGAAGAACTGGGGCATTGCGATTAGGAACGTTCCAGCTGACATAATTAGGCAGCCTGCTCCAATTATTCTTGGCCTGTGAAGCTTTGCTCCAAAGTAGCTCACTAGAATTATGATGAGGAGGTTCCCTTTGagagtaaaaaaggaaaataaaattttactgcTTGTCGATAAGAGATCCCTTAAAATAACAATTCTTAGTATGTAGTATAGGCATTCAGGGAGAATGGGGTTggtctttctctttctttcctggcATTCTACAGGAGCCCAATGCCTTCTGTGATAGGAGAACCATTGGGAtaaacagctggaaaagaggagagagattGTGCCCTCTGAAGAGAGCAAATaaccagaaaagcagaaaaaggaggaatgaaATAGAGTTTTATACACTTTGGCTCAGATTTCATTCCTAGAAGTAACACAGTCCACTGAACACCCATGAGATAAATTCAGTAACCTGAAATTGCAAGAGACATGCTGGAAACCTTAGTGTGcgagggaaggagagggacgGGACAAGAAATGTAGATTACAGTTAGAGGTTTGTCCTCCTGCTGCTCAACAAATCACAAAGGACAAACACTTGTGGGGGAGGTGGATTTCTGCCTGCAGAAATCAGTGCAGGGAAATTCTCATTCAACACTCAAAATGCCTATTAGTATGAATGagcttatcttttttttttttttttttttaatgtctatgCAGAATTGTTTGTATTAGCAACCTTATCCTATTGAACATGATCATACTGATAGTCCCACTTATTTTTACTAAGTGAATCTTGTTTAGCTTTGTGGTTCAGGGAGATTCATACAATCATTCTTCACAAAAAATTGcatcactcttttttttttttttttttctgaaaataaaaatgggtaTCTACAGCACGTACCAATTTCAAAACTTCCATCAATAACACCAACCAAAGAGGAAGGGATGTCAAATCTTCTTTCTATTTGTGTGATAGTACTTTTTAGATAACTTCCTGACAGTGCTttagcaaaataaacaaaagacaATGCACCAAGAaatatctgtgaaaaaaaaaaaaaaagacagtgatTAACATCAGGCA
This sequence is a window from Hirundo rustica isolate bHirRus1 chromosome 4, bHirRus1.pri.v3, whole genome shotgun sequence. Protein-coding genes within it:
- the SLCO1C1 gene encoding solute carrier organic anion transporter family member 1C1 isoform X2, translated to MEVSSKEHAHFFSNNTIVPVDRSSFKSESSASKEKLSCCGGIKIFLGALSFVYFAKALSGSYLKSTITQIERRFDIPSSLVGVIDGSFEIGNLLIIILVSYFGAKLHRPRIIGAGCLIMSAGTFLIAMPQFFMGRYRYERFPSAINSTVSLSPCLQDKSQAPLSALEKSQAKINAGCEKEAGSSMWIYVLLGNLLRGIGETPIQPLGIAYIDDYAVEENAALYIGCVQTVAIIGPIFGFLLGSLCAKLYVDIGFVDLDSIAISPKDVQWVGAWWLGYLIAGVISVLAGIPFWFLPKHLPKPESRKDSSTSSEHSKFIIEENKDQRASHWQQAKLAEMAKDFLPSLKSLFGNPVYILYLCASIIQFNSLIGMVTYKPKYIEQQYGQTSSKTNFVIGLINIPAVAFGIFSGGLIMKKFGIGVLGAAKLSLGSSFFGYLLLLSLFAMGCENSDVAGLTVSYHGAKRMTDYEEALFSECNSGCSCSQNDWDPICGENGVTYVSACLAGCQASNGSGKSTVFFNCSCVGTFESSQSSSAVVGPCQKGNECPKMFLYFLVISVITSYTLSVGGTPGYILLLRCIKPHLKSFALGIYTLAIRVLAGIPAPVYFGLAIDTTCLKWGSKRCGGRGACRLYDSSALRYVYLGLTLVLGMVSIFFSVAVLWVLRKRSSPQDETFSANGERGACGTKNRKDNFVNSDRLIQSTYWPEKETRL